In the genome of Geotrypetes seraphini chromosome 14, aGeoSer1.1, whole genome shotgun sequence, one region contains:
- the LOC117348012 gene encoding C2 calcium-dependent domain-containing protein 4C-like isoform X2, whose product MWFLDKLRETATERLSPGKCKKGAAFPNVLTPDRIPDFFIPPKLTAPRCRPAPGLPEAASGPFAELHVIRVDSAEDAPADLTCSDPQSQAALSLPHLLKAPTSYGFCTLLESPHTRRKESLFHGAPVNLLAKPSAPPRSRSGRLGPRRGTWDSDTASSAESSPFGSPLLSRVPPRSAPFFFKASGQEKWPPRGFRAEARDDSLSTEEGSSAESSPYAARRASEESCGSPIFTLDQRSTGNNTVYLDRGGLLRMAAKHCGQNQRLKVRLISAEGLYDKSVAPSSISCCVSLSLLPGRRQKQSSTIIRKSRNPVFNEDFFFDGVAADHLCTTSLKIKAMNKVSSVKRDQVLGERELGLVSVLAL is encoded by the exons ATGTGGTTCCTGGACAAGTTACGGGAGACGGCGACAGAGCGACTCTCCCCGGGCAAATGCAAGAAAGGCGCGGCGTTCCCCAACGTGCTGACGCCCGACCGGATCCCCGACTTCTTCATCCCCCCGAAACTGACGGCCCCTCGGTGCCGCCCCGCCCCCGGCCTCCCAGAAGCCGCCTCGGGGCCCTTCGCGGAGCTGCACGTCATCCGGGTGGACAGTGCCGAGGATGCCCCCGCGGACCTGACCTGCAGCGACCCTCAATCGCAGGCCGCGCTGTCCCTGCCTCACCTGCTCAAAGCCCCCACCTCCTACGGCTTTTGTACTTTGCTGGAAAGCCCCCACACCAGGAGAAAAGAGTCCCTCTTCCACGGCGCCCCCGTCAACTTACTGGCGAAACCCTCCGCGCCCCCGAGATCTAGATCCGGCA GGCTGGGCCCCAGGCGGGGGACGTGGGACAGCGACACGGCTTCGTCCGCCGAGTCGTCGCCCTTTGGCTCCCCTCTTCTGAGCAGGGTCCCCCCCCGCTCcgctcccttcttcttcaaggcTTCAGGCCAGGAGAAGTGGCCGCCTAGAGGCTTCCGAGCGGAGGCGAGGGACGACTCGTTGTCCACAGAAGAGGGCAGCTCGGCCGAGAGCAGCCCCTACGCCGCCCGGAGGGCCTCGGAGGAAAGCTGCGGCTCCCCGATCTTCACCCTGGACCAAAGATCGACCGGGAACAACACGGTGTACTTGGACCGAGGAGGGCTTTTGAGAATGGCCGCCAAGCACTGTGGCCAGAACCAGAGGCTGAAAGTGCGCTTGATAAGTGCCGAAGGGCTGTATGACAAGTCCGTGGCCCCCTCGAGCATCAGCTGCTGCGTCAGcctctccctcctgccggggaggCGGCAGAAACAGAGCAGTACAATTATCCGAAAGAGCAGGAACCCGGTTTTCAATGAGGACTTTTTCTTCGACGGCGTTGCTGCGGACCATCTCTGCACCACTTCCCTAAAGATCAAAGCTATGAACAAAGTGTCCAGCGTGAAGAGAGATCAAGTGTTGGGTGAAAGAGAACTTGGCTTAGTGTCTGTTTTAGCATTGTGA
- the LOC117348012 gene encoding C2 calcium-dependent domain-containing protein 4C-like isoform X1 translates to MWFLDKLRETATERLSPGKCKKGAAFPNVLTPDRIPDFFIPPKLTAPRCRPAPGLPEAASGPFAELHVIRVDSAEDAPADLTCSDPQSQAALSLPHLLKAPTSYGFCTLLESPHTRRKESLFHGAPVNLLAKPSAPPRSRSGTYFPLSVSPARLGPRRGTWDSDTASSAESSPFGSPLLSRVPPRSAPFFFKASGQEKWPPRGFRAEARDDSLSTEEGSSAESSPYAARRASEESCGSPIFTLDQRSTGNNTVYLDRGGLLRMAAKHCGQNQRLKVRLISAEGLYDKSVAPSSISCCVSLSLLPGRRQKQSSTIIRKSRNPVFNEDFFFDGVAADHLCTTSLKIKAMNKVSSVKRDQVLGERELGLVSVLAL, encoded by the coding sequence ATGTGGTTCCTGGACAAGTTACGGGAGACGGCGACAGAGCGACTCTCCCCGGGCAAATGCAAGAAAGGCGCGGCGTTCCCCAACGTGCTGACGCCCGACCGGATCCCCGACTTCTTCATCCCCCCGAAACTGACGGCCCCTCGGTGCCGCCCCGCCCCCGGCCTCCCAGAAGCCGCCTCGGGGCCCTTCGCGGAGCTGCACGTCATCCGGGTGGACAGTGCCGAGGATGCCCCCGCGGACCTGACCTGCAGCGACCCTCAATCGCAGGCCGCGCTGTCCCTGCCTCACCTGCTCAAAGCCCCCACCTCCTACGGCTTTTGTACTTTGCTGGAAAGCCCCCACACCAGGAGAAAAGAGTCCCTCTTCCACGGCGCCCCCGTCAACTTACTGGCGAAACCCTCCGCGCCCCCGAGATCTAGATCCGGCACCTACTTCCCGCTCAGCGTCAGCCCTGCCAGGCTGGGCCCCAGGCGGGGGACGTGGGACAGCGACACGGCTTCGTCCGCCGAGTCGTCGCCCTTTGGCTCCCCTCTTCTGAGCAGGGTCCCCCCCCGCTCcgctcccttcttcttcaaggcTTCAGGCCAGGAGAAGTGGCCGCCTAGAGGCTTCCGAGCGGAGGCGAGGGACGACTCGTTGTCCACAGAAGAGGGCAGCTCGGCCGAGAGCAGCCCCTACGCCGCCCGGAGGGCCTCGGAGGAAAGCTGCGGCTCCCCGATCTTCACCCTGGACCAAAGATCGACCGGGAACAACACGGTGTACTTGGACCGAGGAGGGCTTTTGAGAATGGCCGCCAAGCACTGTGGCCAGAACCAGAGGCTGAAAGTGCGCTTGATAAGTGCCGAAGGGCTGTATGACAAGTCCGTGGCCCCCTCGAGCATCAGCTGCTGCGTCAGcctctccctcctgccggggaggCGGCAGAAACAGAGCAGTACAATTATCCGAAAGAGCAGGAACCCGGTTTTCAATGAGGACTTTTTCTTCGACGGCGTTGCTGCGGACCATCTCTGCACCACTTCCCTAAAGATCAAAGCTATGAACAAAGTGTCCAGCGTGAAGAGAGATCAAGTGTTGGGTGAAAGAGAACTTGGCTTAGTGTCTGTTTTAGCATTGTGA